Proteins co-encoded in one Montipora capricornis isolate CH-2021 chromosome 12, ASM3666992v2, whole genome shotgun sequence genomic window:
- the LOC138027230 gene encoding arginase-1-like isoform X1, which translates to MTMTCLSICFSRLPRRSSIPTQILRCYHQKEQRELFLIGVPFSGGQPRKGVEEGPAHLRKCGLVTGLKKLGCKISDFGELKVPLANSENLEYITRHMRVKNSLECGILANRLSQEIAKATREGKISISLGGDHSIAVGTVFGHASVRQNMCLLWIDAHMDINTPLTTKTGNLHGMPLSMLIEGVPKFTPLPGYDWCSPCLSPQNVAYIGLRDIDPGEKEIAENLGIAAYTIDDIDKEGIGEIIHRALERINPEGDRPIHVSYDIDSLDPKEARSTGTPVKGGLTIDEGIYISQIVAQTGCLSAIDMVEFNPAIGTEEEVSRTALNTMKLITILLGEESHLKEAPLPPVDKKEACGNGVL; encoded by the exons ATGACCATGACATGCCTTTCGATATGCTTTTCACGATTGCCACGTCGGTCAAGCATTCCCACACAAATACTCCGTTGCTATCACCAAAAAGAACAAAgggaattatttttaataggaGTTCCATTTTCAGGTGGACAG CCAAGGAAAGGTGTTGAGGAAGGACCAGCCCATTTGAGAAAATGTGGATTAGTTACTGGCTTAAAAAAGTTAG GATGCAAAATATCAGATTTTGGAGAATTGAAAGTTCCTCTGGCAAACTCAGAAAACCTTGAATACATTACAAGACACATGAGAGTGAAAAATTCTTTGGAATGTGGTATATTAGCCAATAGG TTGTCCCAAGAAATTGCAAAAGCTACAAGAGAGGGAAAAATCTCTATCTCATTAGGGGGAGATCACAG taTTGCTGTTGGTACTGTTTTTGGTCATGCATCTGTCAGGCAAAACATGTGTCTGTTATGG ATTGATGCTCATATGGATATCAACACACCATTGACCACTAAAACTGGGAATCTGCATGGAATGCCTCTTTCCATGTTAATCGAAGGTGTTCCCAAG tttACTCCTCTTCCTGGATATGACTGGTGTAGTCCATG TTTGTCTCCCCAAAATGTAGCATATATTGGACTAAGAGATATTGATCCAGGAGAAAA GGAGATAGCTGAAAATTTGGGAATAGCAGCATACACCATTGATGACATTGACAAGGAAGGAATTGGAGAAATAATCCACAGGGCTCTTGAAAGAATAAATCCAGA AGGTGATCGTCCTATTCATGTCAGTTATGATATCGATTCTCTGGATCCTAAAGAGGCCCGTAGCACAGGAACACCAG TGAAAGGAGGCCTTACCATAGATGAAGGCATTTACATTTCACAGATTGTTGCACAAACAG GCTGCCTCTCAGCAATAGATATGGTGGAATTTAATCCAGCTATAGGAACTGAAGAAGAAGTGTCAAGAACTGCCTTAAACACGATGAAACTTATCACAATATTGCTTGGTGAAGAGAGCCATCTGAAAGAAGCTCCACTACCTCCTGTAGATAAGAAGGAGGCTTGTGGTAATGGTGTGCTGTAG
- the LOC138027230 gene encoding arginase-1-like isoform X2: MTMTCLSICFSRLPRRSSIPTQILRCYHQKEQRELFLIGVPFSGGQPRKGVEEGPAHLRKCGLVTGLKKLGCKISDFGELKVPLANSENLEYITRHMRVKNSLECGILANRLSQEIAKATREGKISISLGGDHSIAVGTVFGHASVRQNMCLLWFTPLPGYDWCSPCLSPQNVAYIGLRDIDPGEKEIAENLGIAAYTIDDIDKEGIGEIIHRALERINPEGDRPIHVSYDIDSLDPKEARSTGTPVKGGLTIDEGIYISQIVAQTGCLSAIDMVEFNPAIGTEEEVSRTALNTMKLITILLGEESHLKEAPLPPVDKKEACGNGVL, encoded by the exons ATGACCATGACATGCCTTTCGATATGCTTTTCACGATTGCCACGTCGGTCAAGCATTCCCACACAAATACTCCGTTGCTATCACCAAAAAGAACAAAgggaattatttttaataggaGTTCCATTTTCAGGTGGACAG CCAAGGAAAGGTGTTGAGGAAGGACCAGCCCATTTGAGAAAATGTGGATTAGTTACTGGCTTAAAAAAGTTAG GATGCAAAATATCAGATTTTGGAGAATTGAAAGTTCCTCTGGCAAACTCAGAAAACCTTGAATACATTACAAGACACATGAGAGTGAAAAATTCTTTGGAATGTGGTATATTAGCCAATAGG TTGTCCCAAGAAATTGCAAAAGCTACAAGAGAGGGAAAAATCTCTATCTCATTAGGGGGAGATCACAG taTTGCTGTTGGTACTGTTTTTGGTCATGCATCTGTCAGGCAAAACATGTGTCTGTTATGG tttACTCCTCTTCCTGGATATGACTGGTGTAGTCCATG TTTGTCTCCCCAAAATGTAGCATATATTGGACTAAGAGATATTGATCCAGGAGAAAA GGAGATAGCTGAAAATTTGGGAATAGCAGCATACACCATTGATGACATTGACAAGGAAGGAATTGGAGAAATAATCCACAGGGCTCTTGAAAGAATAAATCCAGA AGGTGATCGTCCTATTCATGTCAGTTATGATATCGATTCTCTGGATCCTAAAGAGGCCCGTAGCACAGGAACACCAG TGAAAGGAGGCCTTACCATAGATGAAGGCATTTACATTTCACAGATTGTTGCACAAACAG GCTGCCTCTCAGCAATAGATATGGTGGAATTTAATCCAGCTATAGGAACTGAAGAAGAAGTGTCAAGAACTGCCTTAAACACGATGAAACTTATCACAATATTGCTTGGTGAAGAGAGCCATCTGAAAGAAGCTCCACTACCTCCTGTAGATAAGAAGGAGGCTTGTGGTAATGGTGTGCTGTAG